Within the Setaria viridis chromosome 3, Setaria_viridis_v4.0, whole genome shotgun sequence genome, the region AAGTGGCATGTGTTTATGTCTGCTATCGAAAGTGACTCAATGGGTGAATAAATTAATGGAGAGAGCTCGTGAAGTTCTAAATTTCCAATGATCAAGTCGCTCTAGGATTGTGTTTCTATTTGATGCTTCAGTTGCACATATATGCCAATATATCTTGTGGCAGTGAACTTATTTTGCTCAATTACTTTGCAGTCTCCTGAAGTATATAGTAGGATTTGAAACATGTGAACCATGTCTGATAAGTCCTTTGTTTGGTTGTAATGTCCATATGCAGTATAATCTAAACAATCTTCTTACAAATAAATTGCTTTAGTTTTCTTATTGTAATGTATTTCTTGCATTGTGATGTTTGCATGCCTACACGCACTATCCTATTTCTTAAGAATTGTCGCCCCATCTTATGCTCCAACATAGCTGTGTTCATATTTGTCTGTGGCATCACACACGTTTGTGGCTATGTAATTTTGCATTAGCAGGATAGGCAATTAATTGTTTTGTCAGACCTTGATACAGTTTTGTCTTGTGTGTATATTGGCCTGTGCCATTTTCAGCAAGATGAGTCTCCACTGGCAAAGGTAACTCGAGATAGCTCCAAAATCACAGCTGAACAGGTCCATGGTCTCATGTCACAGGTGATCCTTGACTTTCGCGTGGTTTAGTCCTTCCCTTGTTGTATTTTCTTATCTTGCCCTAACATTTTCCCTTATGATGCCCCCAGGTAATAAAAGACATCCTCTTCAACTCTGTCCACCCATCAAGCAAGGCAAGCACAAGTGCTCCAGATTCATCCGGGCCTGAGCCTATGGTTGAAGCCTGAGAGTTGCAGTGAAACGGAACGCTGAAATCTGAGTTATGTCATCGCTTCAGATCGTGGCCCTTTAGCTATCTGATTCAGAATGCGCAAACCAAGTTACATTTTGTCAAAACAAAATCATTATGTAATTATGAGTTGCCTTCTGTATCTTGGGTTCTCAATGAGAGGGAGGTGTGATTTACTGGAGTAAAATTCACTTGGTAGGATGATCGCTATGTTGATGCTCACGTTAATCTGGCTCAGTGCCAACCTTTATGGAGTGTCAAACAAGTTCTTTTATAATTGGCTAGCAGTTAGTTTGAGACCATGGCACTTGATTGGATTTTTGAAGCTTCATATCCTGACTAGAGGAAGATGAACTTGACCTTTTTGAATTGTCTGAATGAGGAATCCTCAAGTTGCACTTCAGCACTCCGGGCGGGGTTGGCTATATGCTGTGTGGCGTTGGCTAAAGAAACCCCAAACCCGGCTGCTACAAGTGAGTACCAAGTCTACGGGAGCGAAATTATGAAGTGTTCAGTACTCGTAGCTCTGTGTAAGCTCTCCCATATTGGTATAATATAAAGAAAAATTTTAGGTTAATTACATGTTTAGATTTGGAAATGATCTGAGCGAGTCCAGGTGCAAATGGACCTGATCCTGGCTTCCCGGAAACCACAGGTGCTAGGCCAGGATGCTAAAAAAAACGTATCTTGACCAGCCAAAGACCACATAAATGCCACCAAATATAAAAGCTGTACATGCACCTGAGAGTAAACTCGCAGCAGCCACCACCATCATGAGAGCACACACCATGTTCACCTCAGCCTTTCTCCTGCTCGCCTCGTTGCCTTTCCCTGCGTGTTCGGCAAGCGGACGCCGGAGCACTCTATGGCGCGGCGACTCAATCGCCGTGGAAGACGCCTCCGGCGACCTCCTCGTGTCCCCCAGCGGCAACTTCTCGTGTGGCTTCTACAAGGTGGCCACCAACGCCTACACGTTCGCTATCTGGTTCGCCCGCTCCGCCGACGCCACCGTGGCGTGGGCGGCCAACCGCGACGCCCCCGTCAACGGCAGGGGCTCGCGCGCCGGGTTCCGCAGGGACGGCTCGCTGGTGCTGCAGGGCTTCGACGGCCGCGTGGTGTGGAGCACGAACACCAGCGGCACGCAGGCCGACCGCGCGCGGCTCCTCGACACCGGCAACCTCGTCGTGTCCGACGCCGCCGGGCGCacgctgtggcagagcttcgaCTGGCCGACGGACACGCTCCTCCCCGAGCAGCCCATCACCCGGTACAAGCGGCTggtgtcggcgtcggcgaggggcTTGCCGTACTCCGGCTACTACAACCTCTACTTCGACAGCAACAACATCCTCAACCTCATCTACGACGGCCCGGAGATCAGCAGCAACTACTGGCCGGACCCTTTCAAGAAGTGGTGGGAGAACAACCGAACGGCCTACAACAGCAGCCGGTACGGCAGCCTCGACAGGCACGGCGTCTTCACGGCGAGCGACCACACGCGgttcaactcctccgacgtggGCGAGGGCGTCATGAGGCGGCTGACGCTGGACTACGACGGCAACCTCCGGCTGTACAgcctcgacgacggcgacgggagCTGGCGCGTCACGTGGGTTGCGCTCCCGCGGCAGTGCGACGTGCACGGGGTCTGCGGCCGCTACGGCGTGTGCGCGTACCTGCCGGCGCTGGCGTGCTCTTGCCCGGAGGGGTTCGTCGCCAGCGACGCTGGCGACTGGAGCAAAGGGTGCCGCCGCGAGTTCGACGTCCGGTGCGGCGAGCCCGTCTACTTCGCGGAGATGCCGGGTTTTGACTTCTGGGGGTACGACTTCAACTACACCCCGGGTGTCACGATGGAGACGTGCCGGAAGATGTGCCTGGACGACTGCAACTGCCAGGCGTTCGGGTACAGGATGGGCGTCGGCGAGTGCTATCCCAAGATCTCGCTCTGGAACGGCCGGGCTCAGGACACCAGTAAGCAGAACATCTTCCTCAAGGTCCCGACGCGTCTCAAGAACCTGAACCCGACCGTGCTGGACTTCCATGGCCATGCCTGCACCGTGCCCGAGCAGAACGCCAGCGTCAGCGCCTCCTACTTCCATGTCAGGGGGAACAAGATAAACTTCACCTACTTCTACTCGTTTCTCACGGCGGCGTTCGTCGTGGAAGCCATTTTCATCGTCGTCGGCTACTTGTTCGTCTTCCGAGCCGACCCGGCCGCAGGACGGGTCAGCGATGAGGAAGGGTACGCGCTTCTGTTCAGCCACTTCAGGCGGTTCACCTACGACGAGCTATCAGACGTGACTGGCAAGTTCACGGACAAGCTCGGACGGGGGGCGTCAGGGACCGTGTACAAGGGCGTGCTCGACGACGGCCGCTGCATCGCCGTGAAGCGGCTAGACGACCTGACGCAGGCGGACGAGGTGTTCCGGTCGGAGCTGAGCGTGATCGGGCGGATCAACCACATGAACCTGGTCAGGATGTGGGGGTTCTGCTCGGAGCACTCGCACCGGCTCCTGGTCTCCGAGTTCGTGGAGAACGGCTCGCTCGACAGGGCCCTCttcagcggcgacggcgagcgcgcgtTGGGGTGGCGCTCGAGGTACAAgatcgccgtcggcgtcgccaAGGGCCTGGCATACCTCCACCACGAGTGCCTGGAGTGGATCGTGCACTGCGACGTGAAACCGGAGAACATCCTGCTGGACGCCGAGCTTGATCCCAAGATCACCGACTTCGGGCTGGTGAAGCTGCTCAGCCGGGACGCGTGCGACCGGCGGCTGGTGCTGTCGCGGGCGCAGGGCACCAGGGGATACATCGCGCCGGAGTGGGCGACGAGCCTACCGATCACGGGGAAGGCCGACGTGTTCAGCTTCGGCGTCGTGCTCCTGGAGCTGATCAGGGGGCACAGGTTGTCCGACTGGGTGGTGGTGGGAGGCCGGGAAGAGGATGTGCACATGGATTTACAGCTGCTCGTCGCCTGGCTCAAGGTGAAGATGAAGAGCGACGATGAGAGGGCTTCGTGGATGGAGGAGTTCATCGATCCTCGGCTGCGCGGTGATTTCAGCCACTTGCAGGCGGCGGCAATGCTGGAGATGGCGGTGTCGTGCGTGGATGACGATCCCAATAGTAGACCGAGCATGAACGCTGTTCTGCAGAAGCTCCTGTCGCTGGAAGATGCAGTGACCGTGCGCCATGCGTGACATGTCCCTTGTCATCTGGTTTTCAGTGGGACCAAAGACTTTGATCTGATGTACAGAGTGCAAAAAATGTGAATGAATATTTGTGAAACTGTGTGAATGAGTAGTAACCGGTGAGCTCCTAGTTAGCTGCCACTAACATAGTGCTGTACTGCTGTGTCAAATATACcaaagcaaaaaataaaaaaatattgactaTCTAATTAATACTCTAATTATTCATGAGGTTAAccattttgttaaaaaaaatataagagtTGTCTATACCACCCCTAGTCATTTTTTGCCCTCCCAAAACCTCATTCCCCCCTAGCTCTTAGACCTAGATCCAACGACCATGAGATCATCTCGCTCCTTTGCCGCCTTGCAGCTCCTTTCTCCTATTGTATTAATTGATGAGCATGTCATTGGATCTTTTGCCATAATTTTGCAGGAGTCCTAAACTCCTAAAACCCCAAAACCCTATTCCATAGCTCGCCAAAGAAGCATCCTCACACCCAAGTGAAGGAGATGGTTGATGTCGTTGGTGGAGAAAAGACAAGGgaagatgaaaagaaaagaaaaagtgCGGCAAGGGGATAACACACTCGATCCAAGCAGGGGCTAAACATCTTGGTTATCTCTGACGAGTAATACCCAATAGCTTTGAATGTCACACCTCTGCAAGTAAATCTAGCTAATGGCTTCACGTAGCTCCGTTGAGCAGGTATGTCCTTTTGCAGCGCAAATCGTGTAATAAACTTGTTATTACTTATCAAGAAATATAAAGATGTGCAACTCTCCTAtgtatttgagaaaaaaaagattgataTATATAGCTTTCCCCAAAATATAAGATGCTACAATTCCATATTATTCACACTGCTCCTGTAATATCGGTACCATGGCCGCCTTGTGGAACTAGCATGCGGCCGTTTTTGGACGTCGGTCCTTTTGAATGAAATGTTTAGGGGGCGCGCTCCACCCCgttactttttttaaaaaaaattggtggATTGATATTAAAGTAGCAAGGACTAAAGTATTGGGTGGCTACGTGGTTGGAATGAGTCACTTTCGAATATAGGGAGCAAGTTCGCTTAGCTGTATGTGTTTGCACACCGTGCTGCACGTTGAGAGCCTGGGTATGTTCTGGCTATGTTCTCACGTTATAGACGTGTATAGTAAAATGCGTAAGTAGCATCAAGATAAACTGCAGGAGTTAGGACATGtttgtttgagattataatTCATTTAgattatataagttggattatgAATCAAGGATGTACTGTTGACGCTTTTTTGATCAACACACGAAAACACTCGAGCGTGCAGCGTGCGGAGGAGCTTGATGCAGCGCCTCTGCACAAGCCGGTCAGATCGGTTTGatggaccggtcagaccggtttgccGGTGAGCTCGGCAGTAAACCTTCGAACGCTCGCCCGGGAAGGATCCCGTCGGGGCACGCGCACGCAGGGTTGCTCTAGGATCGGCAGGCCACCTAAAGTGCCTTCAGACGTCGTCGAGACGAAGGAAGAACGGCAAGTAGTAGATTGGAAAAGCTTGggcaaagaataaaggaaaaggtacaaaatagtagattgttttTTGTCGATTGGGTTCTGTTGTCCTCAATCGGCCAAATCCCCTTATAGGGAGGGAAGGTCTTACCCATATAGGAGTCGAAACCCTAATACAAATCGTGTCAAATTACAACTTCTACTCGGATTACACAGATCCAGGCCGGTCAGACTAGCCTGGTCAACCGGTCTTACCAGTCTACCTGGGTGCAGATCTTGCGAGGGTCGTATCtacctcatccgaactccaaatcggacgttccaTATATGAATTTTGATCGTCTCGACAAGAGCTACaccatggtgaagtccaatttgcattttgggAACTTTCctcaaaccggtctgaccggttgcgAGACCGGCCTGAATAAATCTAACCCGATTCTCCCAGACCTGCCACTTTTGGACGTCAACACATACTACAATGAAAGATCGTATTAAAATTACATTAGGATTataataatctgaaataagcccACTGAAGGAAACAAACATACCCTTATATTGCggtcttagagcaactccaagaggctgctaatcttaccccaatacattttttagggaaaaaaggagaaaaaacgaactccaacagtccactcaaaccttccccaattttttagcaacgctaaaaaacagcctaccaccgcgtatattttagcgttggcattcctcccccaatcctgattcccacacgctcgcgcgtcccttctgatgggcccaatacgatgacgtggcctgtttttaAATAttaggggctatttattagcgatctgttgtggattgatatgtttttggagaaatttatttttggaagaacccccagTACATAGTTttgaggaaattttttttgagtactcttggagttgctcttacggATCACGGAgttctttgtgattttttttccgaaaaGCTTGTGTTATTTGTGATTTCGACCGAGCGAGCCGAGTGCACAGGTCGCGGCGCGGCGTGGGCCGTGTCGAGTGAACACCTGCAAAAGATTTGCCTCGGGGAGCTACGGCCCCCAATTGCTGCGCCACGGGCCCACGGCTCACACCCGAACCGCTTACTGTACTGCCTACTGGCCGCCTTCTGTTTGATATTTGCTGACAGACCTGTCACCAAGCTTCCTGCTCTCGCCAGCAAAAGTCAAAGGCAAATGAttgatttttcttgaaaaatcAAAGTCTCATAAACTTATGGCACAAGTTGCAAGTTGAAAATCTAACATACGCTGACTACAAATAGTTAATGGGCACACCATAAGAAAGTACTCGGGGAGATCGTGAGTGCATGTtaagtcaaattattttaattttagtAAAATTTACAGAGAAAAGTAGAAGACTATTAACATCTACCATTTGAAAGGAGCAAAATACGAAAACATATTTCATAATTGATCTATCATGCTTATATTTggcatcataaatattatttttttctataagCTTGGTCATATTTAAATAATTTGCACAGGAGAAAGTTAGAATCCTTTATATTTTAGGACAGAGGTAATATTTGtttttaaataaagaaaatcaTTCCAGCCTATATAGCTGATGGATATAAGCAAATAGAATTGAGACTACGAGGACTGATGCAGGTTTCAAAACTGATGCTAACGAAGGAGAGTATTGTGAAACTAAGCTCAAATCCgaaaactaaacttccaaccAATTATCAAGCTACTGCTGTagccaaaaaaaatattgaaggGGACTGGTAAGATCGatatgctaatttttttttcctaaatttccaaaatttggcCAAACTTTGAATAAATTTTGAAGAATCCcggcaaaaaaataatcagCGTTACCAGTAGGGTCATTTAGGATCGAAATTCGCCaatttttgatgaattttatCTGAAATTCCAAACACTGCTTCCAATTCTAACCAAAGTTTTTGTTGAATAACTCCGTCAGAGCCACTGCACCCCCACTAAAATATGGATTTAAAGCTTGGAAGAAAATCCTTTAAGCCAAGATATAAATGTAAATACACTAGATGGCGGTTGAATGTCAAAGAATGACGTTCACTTAATTAGAGAAAATAAGATATCTGAGTTGAGTTTGAATGACAAAACCGAAAAAAGGTTCCCGCTCAAATACTATGGATTAACTCTATGAACGAAAAACAGGGAATGGTGTAACTATAACCAACCATATCAACACCCATAGGTAGGGGGCAGATCCACTAATGCATGAATGCCAACACCCATAACCCTAACCCCTCAAGGCCCTACCCGAACCCCCAACCTGAAATCTCCATCTCCAATTCAAGTTTTAACTAGTACAATTTTGTGTGATTGATGGATAAGTAAAATATCAACCAACTGATggagtaatttttttaaaaaagtttgtTGACATAAAAATTGGGGCAACAAAAGGATTGAATATTGGAATGAACGGCAAAGAAAGAGGAAACAAATCTAATATTTGCTCAGACATCACCAGAACTAGAATTACATGAGAAAAAGATACTTAAGTTCACATTATTCCTTTTTCCACTATTTAAAAATTTCATGAACAAACTTATAATACAACCATCGCCCACAACGAGGTCAACCGCCAAGCCGCTGCCGCAACCGCCACttctgcagccgccgccaccacccccccAACCACCCCCAGATCCACCGCAGCCACTGTCACCACCACAACCGTCCCCGCACCCACCTTCACTGCTGGAGTCGAGCACTGAGCCGATGGCCGTGGTCCAGCCCCCCGAATACAATGTATAACACATATTTGAGTACTGCTGTAGTAGAGAAGTCATTGAATGTAACAACCGACATCGTcacatttaaaaaaaaagtatactgcaaaaataagaaaaatctaATATTTGGTCGAATCACCAGAATAAGAATTGTATCACCAGAATAAGAATTGTGTTACATGACAAAAAAAAGTAGTAAAAATCTGGTGAGCAAACTTTTAATAATGTATTCTGATCACACGCACATTTTTTcgagtaaaaaaaaaacccagGCAAACAACCACCACGCGGCAAATAACCACAACCACCGTAGCGACGACGAGGTCAACCACCGCACCCTCCGCCGcaaccaccgccaccgcagccgccgcctccacaaccgccaccgccggagttGAGCGCCGAGCCgatgacggcgccggcggccagcccCCCGACCgcgccgacggcgagccccgcggcgccggagccgagCCCGCTGCGGCCTGGCCGCCCGGCGCTCTGCTGCTGCGGGTACGCGTAGCCGTAGCCGGGGGCCGGCTGCTGCGCCGGGTAGCCGTACGCCCCAGCGGGAGGCGGCGGGTAGCCCTGGCCGTAGTAGTAGACGTTGTTGTTGTTATGCCGAGGCGGCTTCTTGGCGCCCTGCGCGCACCCGAACGCCGCgatcgccgccacggccaccgTCGCGGCCACCGCGAGCGCCACGATGGCGACCCCGCTGAGGTGAGCGTGCTGCTGCGTGGCTGCAGCAGCTCCGCTCGCTGCGGCGAGAAGACTCGCCCGCACCATGGCTCCCTGCGTCTGGAGAGGCCGGCGAGAGCAGAGAATGGaagcgagaggaggagaagtGCGTGATGGAGACGGGGAAGCACAGATAATAAGACTGCTGGATTGGTTGGCCAGGTCAAAGTCCTCTAGTTTGTAttccccttgtttacttcactcccaactcctaactttggcactatgtaaaaagaagattccccatcacatcaaacttgcggtatatgcatggagtactaaatgtagacgaaattaaaaactaattgcacagttttgttgtactttgcgagacgaatcttttgagcctaattagtcaatgtttgacaataattcacaaatacaaacgaaacgctacagtgtgctacagtgctgtaatagtaatttggcacctccaaactttggcaactaaacaaggccttggaTGTAGTTGCTTGGGACATTTAGTATTGTTGGAAACGCGGAAATGATTAAAGAAACATACACTAGCGAGTTTGGTATGAACTTTGCGAAGGAATTTCCTATTCCAACTTGCTTTCGCACGCAATTTCAGGGAAGAACTTTTCCGAAGCTCTTCTTCCGTGGACATGAAATATTGCAACTAATGGGTGATCTTTAGTAATGGATGGAGTCTCCACCCGATATTAAAAAGATCATGGGGCGGGGTTAGCCGTTAGGTCTGATACTAATACTCACATTAATATTTGGCCAAATTCAACCATCCTAAGCTTCAGAACGAATGCTGAGTTTTATAATAGTGAGAATTCGGATGGATAGATTCAGCCCACTAAATGCATGGATAAGGATTGGTTTTCTTCGGAGGCAAGTTTCCTTGAATTGAATAGTACTAAGCGGCATGAACGACGCAACGTTTCCTGCAATCCTGCTCCCGGTTTACACGAATCTCAACTCCGTAGACCGTAGGTTTCAGGCTTTGGTCCCTTTCGAGtttgggccatgtttagtttcctcCCAACTcacaactttgacactatgaaaaagaagattccctatcatatcaaacttgcggtacatgtatggagtaataaatgtagacgaaatcaaaaactaattgcacagttttgttgtactttgcgagacgaatcttttgagcctaattagtcaatatttggacaataattcacaaatacaaacgaaacgctacagttacgcatttatgacaaaatgccaattttaccactcccaaattaggaactaaacaaggccttggaATCATGACTGGAATTACCATTATCACCGACGACAGAGAAGGGTGATGGATACTAAACGCTGGCTCCATGGTTTCTGATTGTATGGACACTTCGTGTGCCGTGTACTCCCAAGCTCTTTTCCTTCCCGACGATGGGCTAACCAACGGCACATGATGCGGACAATGGCTGCCTTTCCTATAGCTCAAGAAAGAATATGCTACTGCTGCCGTGGCATCCCACCATCATCAATAGCAACAGCAGAAAGCAGCTCTTTGCTGGCGCGAGACTATTGATTGGATAGAGACGCAAGATATTTTCGCCACGACCCGTTCGTGGACCCCATTGGGCCGGAGTGATACGTGGATTCCAACGAATTCGTACGTGGGTCTTTAAAAAACACAAATTCGTTCATGGACATAAGTGGGCTCCAGCGGGCTGCTTGTTGTGTTGTTGAATATGTCTATCGGTCCAAGTGTAAGCTATCTAAGACCCACGGCCCAGTACAGAGCAGAGCAGATGCGTCTTGAACACGAACTCTCTTGATGATGAAAGGTAAGAAGATTCCGAGGATTCACGGTTGTCACAATCAGGTGTCAGCAGAAGAAGCCTCCCGTTCGTTGCGACTGGTATAGGAGAGTTCATCAGACCCACCGCAGTCAACGTCTCTGATTAGTCAGATGTCAGCAACGGCTGCGTGTGCCTTCCCGGGCCTTTCATCAAGTCGTAGCTGCAGACGTCCTCGTGCGTGCTCCTTTCCAGTCAGAGCGGTCACTGATGAGCTCCATGATTTAGCTCTGCA harbors:
- the LOC117850324 gene encoding putative receptor protein kinase ZmPK1, translated to MPPNIKAVHAPESKLAAATTIMRAHTMFTSAFLLLASLPFPACSASGRRSTLWRGDSIAVEDASGDLLVSPSGNFSCGFYKVATNAYTFAIWFARSADATVAWAANRDAPVNGRGSRAGFRRDGSLVLQGFDGRVVWSTNTSGTQADRARLLDTGNLVVSDAAGRTLWQSFDWPTDTLLPEQPITRYKRLVSASARGLPYSGYYNLYFDSNNILNLIYDGPEISSNYWPDPFKKWWENNRTAYNSSRYGSLDRHGVFTASDHTRFNSSDVGEGVMRRLTLDYDGNLRLYSLDDGDGSWRVTWVALPRQCDVHGVCGRYGVCAYLPALACSCPEGFVASDAGDWSKGCRREFDVRCGEPVYFAEMPGFDFWGYDFNYTPGVTMETCRKMCLDDCNCQAFGYRMGVGECYPKISLWNGRAQDTSKQNIFLKVPTRLKNLNPTVLDFHGHACTVPEQNASVSASYFHVRGNKINFTYFYSFLTAAFVVEAIFIVVGYLFVFRADPAAGRVSDEEGYALLFSHFRRFTYDELSDVTGKFTDKLGRGASGTVYKGVLDDGRCIAVKRLDDLTQADEVFRSELSVIGRINHMNLVRMWGFCSEHSHRLLVSEFVENGSLDRALFSGDGERALGWRSRYKIAVGVAKGLAYLHHECLEWIVHCDVKPENILLDAELDPKITDFGLVKLLSRDACDRRLVLSRAQGTRGYIAPEWATSLPITGKADVFSFGVVLLELIRGHRLSDWVVVGGREEDVHMDLQLLVAWLKVKMKSDDERASWMEEFIDPRLRGDFSHLQAAAMLEMAVSCVDDDPNSRPSMNAVLQKLLSLEDAVTVRHA
- the LOC117848031 gene encoding uncharacterized protein, with product MVRASLLAAASGAAAATQQHAHLSGVAIVALAVAATVAVAAIAAFGCAQGAKKPPRHNNNNVYYYGQGYPPPPAGAYGYPAQQPAPGYGYAYPQQQSAGRPGRSGLGSGAAGLAVGAVGGLAAGAVIGSALNSGGGGCGGGGCGGGGCGGGCGG